One window of Pseudomonas urmiensis genomic DNA carries:
- a CDS encoding TIGR03747 family integrating conjugative element membrane protein, producing the protein MPTPPASLPTTPRRPGLLFGTFELCLSLLGLLFASLIFSVVLEFVGMLWFWPEQGWHHSHAMWLTELGWLSDHFKNSLLVKEPARATAKVLQHLNEWVVVRSGWADSDTQLRLLSQEVSVQGQFAQAYVVLQDYLLAALFTIFTLVVRLTILTLATPLFLLAIITGAVDGLMRRDLRKFSADRESSYVYHRAKRALLPLIISPSMIYLSFPSSFNPVWILLPSAILLGCTVAITTSTFKKYI; encoded by the coding sequence ATGCCTACTCCTCCCGCTAGCCTACCAACGACACCAAGGCGCCCGGGGTTGCTCTTCGGTACGTTCGAGCTGTGCCTAAGCTTGCTGGGCCTGCTATTCGCTTCTCTGATCTTCTCCGTCGTGCTGGAGTTCGTGGGCATGCTGTGGTTCTGGCCCGAACAGGGTTGGCATCACAGTCATGCCATGTGGCTCACTGAGCTGGGATGGCTCAGCGATCACTTCAAAAATTCGCTGCTCGTGAAGGAACCCGCGCGAGCCACCGCCAAAGTCCTTCAGCACCTGAACGAATGGGTCGTGGTCCGCTCTGGCTGGGCGGATTCTGACACTCAACTGAGGCTCCTGAGTCAGGAAGTGTCGGTGCAGGGTCAGTTTGCTCAAGCCTATGTCGTGCTGCAGGACTACCTATTGGCCGCCCTGTTCACCATTTTCACCTTGGTCGTGCGTCTAACCATCCTCACCCTAGCCACACCACTATTCCTGCTCGCCATAATCACAGGCGCTGTCGATGGCTTGATGCGCCGCGACCTTCGCAAGTTCAGCGCCGATCGCGAGAGCAGCTATGTCTACCACCGAGCGAAGCGAGCCCTATTGCCCCTCATAATCAGCCCATCGATGATCTATCTCTCTTTTCCATCGTCTTTCAATCCTGTTTGGATACTGCTTCCCTCCGCAATTTTGTTGGGATGCACAGTTGCCATAACAACGAGCACATTTAAAAAATATATTTGA